A single genomic interval of Shewanella halotolerans harbors:
- a CDS encoding DUF2982 domain-containing protein — translation MEQEAVVIRAVTKRNARTFTLIGGIALISALCMFIASRALMGPGMVCFIFGMIFTVLGIAKWMQPEVSIELRPRGLVYHHHRGSIYLEWDNIQRVDIPRSIQTFDSHDLPYIGVRLKSLLPLIDDIPPRLATGLLSEQRPLLISSLNLDGELADLEHYLNSEFTPITLEGTDFSGVQAMFARRCAQLNTQLGYHVYLPEDCLDRAPREFLALLREYRSNLSQ, via the coding sequence ATGGAACAAGAAGCAGTTGTCATTCGCGCGGTGACCAAGCGTAATGCGCGCACCTTTACCCTGATTGGTGGCATCGCCTTAATCAGCGCCCTGTGCATGTTTATCGCCTCCAGGGCGCTGATGGGGCCGGGCATGGTCTGTTTCATTTTCGGCATGATCTTTACCGTGCTGGGGATAGCCAAGTGGATGCAGCCCGAGGTGAGCATAGAGCTAAGGCCCAGGGGGCTGGTGTATCACCATCACAGGGGCAGTATCTATCTGGAATGGGACAACATTCAACGGGTCGATATCCCTCGCAGCATTCAGACGTTTGATAGCCATGATCTGCCCTATATCGGGGTCAGGCTGAAATCCCTGTTGCCGCTGATCGACGATATACCGCCCAGGCTGGCGACAGGGCTCTTGAGCGAGCAGCGCCCGCTGCTGATCTCCTCCCTGAATCTGGACGGTGAGCTTGCGGACCTCGAGCATTATCTCAACTCTGAATTCACCCCCATCACACTAGAAGGCACAGATTTCAGTGGCGTGCAGGCGATGTTTGCCCGGCGCTGCGCTCAGCTCAATACTCAGCTGGGTTACCATGTTTACTTGCCGGAAGATTGTTTAGACAGGGCGCCGAGGGAGTTTCTCGCGCTGCTGAGGGAATAT